Genomic window (Roseivirga sp. 4D4):
TTTAGAAAAGTTAAGCGCGTGGACGATGTGGTCCGCATCTTCCACAAGATTTCTGAGACAGTTCCTGCCCGATTACTATTAGTTGGCGATGGACCGGAAAGAGGTCACATAGAAGCGCTTTGTAGAGAATTAGGAATTTATGATGAAGTCCGCTTCTTAGGTAAACTAGAAGCGGTCGAAGAGGTGCTTTCAGTAGCAGACTTGTTTATTATGCCTTCTGAAAAAGAGAGTTTCGGATTAGCAGCATTAGAGGCAATGGCATGTGAAGTGCCCGTAATTTCATCAAGAGCTGGAGGTATTCCTGAACTTAATATTGATGGTGTGACCGGATTTACATCCAAAATCGGGGACGTTGAAGAAATGACTAAGAATGCCCTGCACATTTTAAGCGAAGAGAACTTGGAGACCTTCAAAAAGAACGCTTTGGCTCAGGCCAAAAAGTTTGATATAGAGGTAATTCTTCCGATATACGAGAAATTCTATGCTGACGTAGCAGCCACTATGTTGGCCACTTCGTGACCGGCATATACTTTCAACAACAATGAAAATAGGAATTATTGGTTGTGGATGGCTAGGTCTACCTCTAGCTGAATCATTGGTGAACTCAGGCCATGAGGTAATTGGCAGTACTACCACCGAGCAAAAACTAGAATTGCTTTCTTCAAAGGGAATTGAACCTATCCTTTTTCAATTGAGCCCGATGCCTGAGGGTATTGACTTCAACAGACTCTTTCAAGTTGATCTATTGATTATCAACATCCCACCAGGCAGAAAAAGAAATAAACCTGAATTCTACGAAGAGCAGATCAAATACTTGAAGTATCAGCTTCAATCTAGTAAGGTTGAAAAAGTAATCTTTATTAGTTCTACTTCTTACTATCCTAACACCAATACACTTGTTAATGTCAGTACCTCTCCAGACTTTGAAAGAGGTTCTTCAAAAGCAGTGGTTAAAGGGGAAGGTCAGATTAGCCAGATTAGTCAGTCATTGACGATTCTGCGATGTGGTGGACTAATGGGAAAAGATAGGATTCCTGGAAAGTGGTTTGCTGGTAAGCCTACCAAAGGCGCAGATACACCTGTCAATTACATCCATCTGGATGATATTATCAAGACTATAGGTTATATGATCAATGAATGGCCAGACAGCCATGAAAATCGAATTTTCAATCTAGTATCTGAGCATCATCCAACGAGAAAAGAAGTTCATGAAAAGATGGCTGAAAAATATGGATTTGACCTTCCGATTTGGGAAGAGCCCCCCACAATCCCATCTAAAATAGTGGAAAGTAGTTTTAAAAATTTCGATCTAAAATCTCCGCTAAGCTTCTAAGCTTCGATCACTTCTAGAAATAATTCGCCCTGCTTTAATTGCTGATAAGCTTTCATTTGATTTAATCGATTCTTGACTTCAAGAAAGCGATCATACTCTTGTTGAGCCATCTGAAAGCCCTTTTTATAGGCTTTAGGTGAGTTTATCACCCTTTCAATTGTTCTAAATTTCATGGTGTCAGTTTAATAAACATACCACAGCCAATGAATCTCCCTACCCCTGAACACGGATTTATGGAGAGAAAGTTCAAAGGGCCACTTGTATGCCCATACTATAGACGCCTGAACGTCTACTATACACTTAGACCCAGTTATGTTAAAAAAAGTAAACAGGATCTAAGTGTTTAGACTCAACTAACACAAAAGTGTTACTGCCAGGCACCTAATATTATACCGACAATGGTATAAGCCACAATATGATAGCCAGAATCGATGAGCATAAGACCCGCTGACTTTCTGGCGAAAAGGTAATTCATACTAATGGATGGAAATAGGAAGAAAATACCCGTCATCAAGCCCATGGTAGCACCATAAGTAGCATTCATATCAGGATTTTCTCCAAAACCATAGAAGAAGATGGCCATACCAACTGATATGATCAACGCAAAAATAAATGCTGAACCGAAGAGCTTGCCCATATTAGCATTCTTCATATCATCATCTGAAAGGCCTACTCCCTTTTGCCAAGTCTTACCAAATATAGGTCCATACCAAACTGCACCGAGTGCAAAAAATGCGACCGCAGCAACAATCACTGCTAGCCAATTAATAGCTGAAACATCCATAATATATGATTTAGTTAAAGTTGATTCTCAAAAAATAAGCTACTTCTTTATCTGAACACCTTCGTACAAATCGTCCGCATGGCCGTCATTGTCCCAATCCAAGTATCCAATGAAACCCGCTTTCCCCTCACGCCAGTCAAAAAAGTACGCTGTCGTTTGACCATCCTCTGTCAAGAAAAGACTGTCTCCTTTCAATTCCCACGCACCACCTTTGCTTTGGAGTAACTCTCCCTCGAGACTGATATAGTCAGAATTGAACTTACCATCTTCGGTATATGTGGTAAGTATGGGTTTAATGCCCAATACAGCTTCCCATTGACCAGCTGGGACACTAAAAAGAGAGTCTACTGTTCCATCCAATGCCCCAATTTTCACATCCATAGACTCGTTATACCACTGACCTAATAGTTGGGTCTTTTTGGTATTGGACTCACAAGAAAAGAGGGTTAAACAGATGCTAAGTAGAAGTGCCTGTCGATATTCAAGTTTAAAAAATCGCACGGTCGAATATAATAAAAATGGACTATATACTGATTATCAGTCATCTAGCATCGTAATCAGGTCATCTACCCCTGTAATCAATAAGACATTATCGGGATACTCCAACTCCTCCATAAAGTACGGGTTGCCAGTAATCAATATATTTTGTGTGGTGAAGGCTTCCGACAATTCATAGATATAGGCTTGCGTATCTATTTTAGATGCAGGTGCCTTAATGAAGGTGAATATTGTCTCCGGTTTAGAGATGGCGGTTACTTGCTTTAAGTCTTTAAAAGGGATATCAACCCCAAGATAGATACACTGTTTCCCTCTATTCTTCAACACATAAGTAAAAAGCAATATCAGTAGGTCATTAAACTCAGATTTAGGTAAAAACAGCAAGTATTTCTCAGCATCTGAGTTAGGAATCAACAAGCCATCAATCGCCACGATTATCTTTTGACGAATCAGTTGATAAATAAAGTGTTCCTGCGCTGTGGACACCTCTCCCGTTCGCCACATCACACCAATTCTCTTCAGAAAAGGATATATAATTTTCACCAAAGTCTGCTCAAAGCTTCTTTGCAGTAGACTGGAAGAAAGGATTTTCTCAAACCTTCTCTCATCTAAGTCTAGCATAGCGATGACCAGCTCGTTGATGATAGAGTTCACTTGATGGTCTTCCTTGGTTGGATAGCCCTTATCAATAATATCTCTTAAAGTCTCATTGAACTCATCCTGGGAGAAACCACAGATTTGGGAAATGCGATATCCGTTTTCGACTAACAATGATACGTTAAGCAGGTATTTCAACTGCTCATCGTCATAGTACCTGATATTGGTATCTGTACGTTGGGGTTTAAGTAATTGATACCGTTGTTCCCAAATGCGAATGGTATGGGCCTTAATGCCCGAAAACTTTTCCAGATCCTTTATAGAGTACCTTATCACTATGAAAAGATAAGCAAAAGCTGATCAATACCGTCTTGAGAAAGGTATGAACGGGACTACTTTACTCTGAAGTTTACTTTAAATCTAAGATTACTGTCAACCGCAGAACCATTGAAGCTGGCGGGTTGCCAATTCTGATATAATTTGAGCACTCGAATGGCCTCATTATCGAAAGCTTGCCCCATTGATTTTCTAATCTTGAAATTCTCGGCTTTACCCTCTTTGTTGATAGTCCAGAAAACCTCCACATAACCTTCTAGAGATTTCTTTTCTTCAGATGCCTCATTGATACCAACACCAATTGGGTCTGCCGGATACTTTAATTCCCTATCAACGAACGCTCTAAACGTTTGAAAATCAGGAAGTGGCCTCGCCTCCACAATCACATCTTCTGCTTTGATGCTATCAGCATCATCCACCACCTTCACAGGTACGGTTACCTTTTTAGGTTTTTTTGTCTGCGGTGGTACAGGCGGTGGCGTGGTGGAAGCCAAAGTATCAACGATGGCTTCTTCAACTTCTGAAATAGAGTCATTCAAGGCAGGTACTAGCTCCTCTTGCACCTGTGGCTCAGGTTGAGGTGAAGCCTCCGTAGTACTACTTTTTAGTAAATCCGTATTTGTAGCCACCACAACAGCAGCCGTAACCACCACTGTGGAGGTGCCTGCCACAACCGCTGCGCTCGCTTTCGTACCTAACTTGAGTATGGCAGATCCTAATTTGAATCCTGCCCATATAGACGCACCCTTGACTACATTATCAAAGTTCATGTGCGCTTTGATATCACTGGGTGATAATTTCTTTGCCTTATTTACAAAATTGTATTTCACGATGTTCTTCGCTTAAAATGCTTTTTCAACCTCTTCAAAATTCTGTAAGTACGGGTTTTGGCATTGCCTTCCGTAATGTCCAGAATATATCCTATCTCCGCAAAGCTCTTTCCTTCGAAGAACCTGAGTTCTATCAACTCAAGTTCCGCTGGTTTCAACTTCTCCAACACCTCTGGTAACATTGTTAACCAAAGTTCCTTTTCATTCTCATCTATTTCTATCTCAAACACAATGTCATGAGAAACATAGTTCTCAAGAGAAACATATCGTTGTTTCTTCTGTGACCTGAAATAGTCATAACAACTGTTCAGCGCAATCCTGGCCAGCCAAGCTGACAAGGGGTAGCCTTGATATTTATAATCATCCAAATGAGATAATGCCTTGCCGAAAGCCTCGGAAGTAATATCTCCTGCCAAGTCCACATCCTGAACCCTTGAAAACACCAATCGATAAACCTGTTCAAAGTATTTCTTGTAAAGCGGCTCAAAAAAACGCTTATCTCCTTTCGCTTTTTCAATCAGCTCAATCTCAGTATACTCTGATATGTTCGATTTGGTCAAGATCACTCTAGGTTATGACTGTGGCATTGGATAATTTGGACTTAAAACGCTTTCACAACTAAAAGGAACACGGCAAGCTAATATTTTTGAATCAATTACGTAACCTATTACATAACTAATTCAGCGTAAAGCACTTTGCCAAAGATTGCTCAAAGTTTAAACCAATTTCCATTTATTCGTGTTGACAAGGGACTTATGAAGGGATACAGATTTTCGAAATTCATTCCTCAGAAAGCACAGGGAGAATCCGCTTTCGACAATCTTTTAAACATATTTCTCCAACTCATCAGTATTACGGGCGGAGATGTCTCAGAAGCACTTTCCTGGCTGACAAATGTTGACAAACAGTATAACATCACTGACGGCCAGTATGGCATTGGTGACTTCATTGAAGATTTAAAGGACAAGGGCTATATCACTGAGGAAAATCAGGATGGCAAGTTTGAAGTGACTGGAAAAACCGGACAGGAGATTAGAAAATCATCTCTGGAAGAAATCTTTGGAAAGCTGAAAAAAGCGGGCAAAGGCCAGCATAAAACAAACTTTTCAGGTACTGGTGATGAATCTGGAACCGACAGAAGGCCTTTTGAATTTGGCGATTCAATCCAACAAATTGCCATGACAGATTCCATCAGAAATGCTCAAATCAATCATGGCTTTGGCGATTTTATGATGACCGAAAACGACTTGGAGGTCATTGAAACTGAGTACAAAACCCAAACCTCCACAGTACTCATGATTGATATCTCTCACTCTATGATCTTATATGGTGAGGACAGAATTACTCCTGCTAAGAAAGTCGCCATGGCACTAGCAGAGTTAATCACAACAAAGTATCCCAAGGATACCCTTGATGTTATTGTTTTTGGTAATGATGCTTGGCAAATAGAAATCAAGGACCTGCCCTACTTACAGGTAGGACCTTACCATACCAATACCATATCAGGTCTTGAATTGGCTATGGATATTCTTAGAAGGAGAAAAAATGCCAACAAGCAAATTTTCATGATTACCGATGGCAAGCCCACCTGTATGAAAGTGGGGATTAAATACTATAAGAATGCCTTTGGATTAGACCCAAAAATCTTAAATAAGACATTGAACCTGGCCACTCAATGCAGAAGGTTGAATATTCCTGTTACCACATTTATGATTGCCTCGGACCCATACCTGAAGCAGTTTGTTCAGGAGTTTACCACAGCCAACAATGGCAATGCTTACTACAGCAGCCTAAAAGGCCTAGGCCACTTAATATTTGAAGACTACAAACGCAATCGCAGAAAAAGATTCTAGCATGAATTATAAAGAATTGACAACAGATCAATTACTCTCCATAAACACACTAAAAGGGCTGAAAGCAGCCGGTTACCAGAGCAAATCGATTAAAGATGAGCTTCGCGATAACCTAATCGTCAAGCTTGAAAATAGAGAACCTACTTTCGAAGGTATCTGGGGTTACGAAGACACCGTTATTCCCGATATCGAGCGTGCCATTCTTTCTAAGCACAATATGAATTTATTGGGTCTTAGGGGTCAGGCCAAAACCAGGATCGCAAGACAAATGACTGAGCTGCTGGACGAGTACGTGCCATTTATTGCAGGTTCAGAGTTGAACGATGACCCGATGCACCCGATTACACGTTTTGGTGTTGATACACTGGAGGAAAAGGGTGACGACACGCCTATCGCTTGGTTACACCGTTCCGATCGCTATGCCGAAAAACTCGCAACACCTGATGTCTCAATTGCTGACCTCATTGGTGACGTTGACCCGATCAAAGCCGCTACACTGAAGCTACCTTATTCCGATGAGCGCGTGATTCATTATGGTCTGGTTCCACGATCCCATAGAAGTATTTTTGTAATCAACGAACTTCCTGATCTTCAAGCAAGAATTCAAGTTGCCTTATTCAATATTCTGCAGGAAGGGGACATTCAAATCCGTGGCTTTAAGCTTAGAATGCCATTAGACATTCAATTCGTTTTTACTGCAAATCCAGAAGACTATACCAACCGTGGCAGTATTGTGACTCCACTAAAGGATAGAATTGATAGCCAAATCATCACCCACTATCCAAAAACACGTGATATCAGCAAGCAAATCACGACTCAGGAAGCGGACATTAAAGACAATCAAAAAGGTAAAGTCATCATCAACGAGATTGCTCAAGATTTAATCGAGCAAATCGCGATCGAAGCACGCGATAGTGAATATGTGGATGAAAAGAGTGGAGTTTCAGCCCGTTTGACAATTTCGGCTTACGAAAACTTGATCAGTGCTGCGGAAAGAAGAGCCATCATTAACAAAGAAAAGCAGACCTATATAAGAGTTTCAGACTTCGTGGGTGTCATTCCTGCCATCACAGGAAAGGTTGAATTGGTTTATGAAGGTGAACAAGAAGGTGCAGGAATTGTAGCACACAACCTGGTAGGCAAAGCCGTGAGAACCATGTTCACGGACTACTTTCCACAACCGGATGACAAGTCAAAGGACAAATCAGAAAACCCCTATAAATCAATAATTAGCTGGTTTGGAGAAGGCTATACCTTAGATCTCATCAATGACCTTCAAGTCACCGACTACGAAGCGGGATTGAATGCTGTGCCTGGCCTTAGTGATTTGGTCAAATCTAAACATCCAAAAGTCAGTAAACATGAACATCTGTTTCTAATGGAGTTTGTACTTCATGGGCTGGCCGAATATAGCAAGCTTAGTAAAACCGCATTAGATACAGGGACAAGGTTCAAGGATCTATTAAGCAGCATGTTTTCCATGCCCGACCTGGACGATCTAACCGAAGACGATTTGGAGTAATAGAACAACCTGAGACGCAATGGACATCGCTACTGTACAACGGTTAGTGGCTAAGGGAGAGGGGCAAAGAATTGAGTTCAAAAAGAAGGTCAATTTTCCAGAAAAGATAATCAAAGAAGTAGTTGCTTTTGCCAACACACATGGCGGCAAGTTACTGTTAGGAATTGACGATGATGGAACCATTTCTGGAACAAGAAACATCGAAGGAGAAGTTTTCCTCTTGGAGGACACCATAAAAAAACTGGTTGATCCGTCTTTGGACTATGAAGTTGATATACTGAAAATCAACCAAAAAAAAGGAGTAGCTATTTTTAATATTCCTGAAGGTTCCGACAAACCATATGGTGTCAAGGAGCATGCGAAGGCCGATCACGGCACAGTTTTCGTAAGATCAGGTGATGAGAGTATTAAAGCTTCTAAAGAGATGAGACAAATTCTCAGAAGACGCAATAATGAACGTGACGAACGTTTCAACTATGGCGAAAAAGAAAAAGTCTTGATGCAGATGATTGATGAAAATCAATTCGTTACGCTCGAGGAGTTTGCCAATAGAGCCGAAATACCAAAGTTCATGGCCTCAAAGACCTTGGTTAAACTGGTTTTGGCCAATTTATTAGACATTAAACCTCAAGCTGGCTGTGACCAGTACTTTATAAAAGAGTAGACATTATGCGCACTTTAAGAATTTTCACTTGCTTATTGACGATAGCATTGATAACGGGTTTTCAGGCTGAAGCCCAGCGAAAAAAACGAAAGAAGCATGACCCTGAAAAGGCTCAGGAGACCATTGCCGAATTCGAAAAAGTGAACGCTGGAATTGACACTTATTTTTCGTCCGCTTATGGATATGCTGTTTTTCCGTCTATAGGAAAAGGCGCCATTGGTATTGGGGGTGCAGCAGGTAAAGGAGTTGTTTATAAAGGTGGTGCCGTTAGCGGTGGCGTCAACATGACTCAAATCTCTATTGGTTTTCAATTTGGTGGCCAGGCCTACAGCGAGGTAATCTTCTTTGAAGATGCTGATGCTTACAACCGATTCGTGGAAAATCAATTTCAGTTTGCAGCACAAGCTTCTGCCGTTGCCTTAAAATCCGGTATTTCGGTCGATGCCAAGTATACTGATGGGGTTGCCGTATTTACAATGGCGAAAGGTGGCTTAATGTATGAAGCCTCCGTTGGTGGACAAAGGTTCAAATATGTTCCTCCAAGGAAGATGAAGTAGTATTTTTCAAACTTCTTAAAAGAATCTAGCTGTTAGTTCTATTGCTAGACCTCTTTAAGTCAAAAATATTCTAATTTTAGTACGAATAAGCAAATCAGACTTCGCTCTAAGATGAAGAATTACCTATCAAGAATCCCTATTCTGCTCCTTGTCCTATTGCCTTTATCATTAACAGCGCAGAATGGCAATAGCAACTCCGAATCCGCAATAAAAATTGGCAGAGACCTTCTCAGTGTCAGACAATATGATTCAGCAATTGTATACTTCGAAAAAGCAATTGAACTAGCCTCCGTTGAAAAAGACAGTTGGACCAAAACAATAGCTCAATCAGAACTTGGTCGTGCATGGATAGCAACTTCCAAGTACGATAAAGCTCTAGAGATATCTAACAGTATATTGAGTAACGAGAAAGCAGCAATAAGAGCACGGGTCTTGTCACATCAAAATATAGCAAATTTCCATGGGCGCAACTTGCAAGACCCTAAGAAAGAAGCCTTCCACAATCACCAAGCCCTCAAAACTGCCGCAGATCAAAAGTCGGTTCGCTTTGAAAATCCAACATTAAATGATTCAATAGATTTGAGCAACCGAATGTTGGCACTTGAAGTCTTGGGTGAAATGCATAGAGAAAGACAGACTTTTGATTCAGCACAATACTACGTGGAGGTTTTGATCGACATGTCGGAAAAGATGAGGCCACAAAATGATTTTATGCTAGCCTTACATAAAAGTCAATTGGCAAACATCTTCATTAATCAGCGTAAAGTAAAAGAGGCAAAGAACGAGCTTTTAAGTACACTACCAATTATTGAACGGATTTCACCACAAGATCAAAGAGAACATAATCTTATTTCAGGTTTCTATAGTCGATTAGGAGTCACCTATAATTGGGAAGGCAAGAAAGATTCATCATTACTCGCTAAAGAGAAACAAGAATTGTTCTTGCTCTCTGCACCCCTTTTAGATTCCCTATCATTGGCCCAAATGCTCTCTTTCATTAGTGTGGATCATTTTGACTTAGGAAATATGAACGCTGCGATGGATTATAGAGAGAAGTCCATGACGTTAAAAAAGAAACTATTGGGACCTGACCACCCAGAAATGGCGGTTGGTTATAAGTTACTGGGCCTCTATGGACTCCGTCAAAGCGATAGGAGAAATGATGCAGTAGAATATTTCAGAGAGTGCCTCAGAATTAACCTAAAGCTATATGGGAAATATGACAGGCGCACTGTCGATGCTTTGCATCATTTGGCTTATGGTCTCAATATACTGGAAAACTATGAGGAGTCACTTACAACGAGTAAGGAGTCACTTGCCATAAACAAAAGGATAAAAGGTAGTGATTTTATGACTGCCGCTATTTATACATCTATCGCTTTCAACTTAACACAACTCAAGCGATTTGAAGAATCAATAGCCGTGTATCGAGATATGATTAGTCTGATAAAAACTTCAAAAGAGGACTTATCTGTGTTGAATATAAATTCAAGGACAGGTTTAGCACTAATCCACGAAGAACTTGAGGAGTATGATAAGGCTGAAAAATATCTCCGCGAAGCTGCAGAAGAGTGCATAAAACTCTATGGGCCAGAACATAGAAGGCTCATCAACATCTACTACAACACATCCAACATCCTCGAAAAACAAGGACTCATTGAGGAATCCTTAGAGTTTACTAAAAAATCGCTTGAGCTTAACCTCTACAATAGGGACCTTCTGAAATCAGAAGGAATTCCCTTGAATTTATTAGCGAAACAATCAGACACTTACGCGCTGACTCATAGGCATCGGACCCTTCTTTTTTATCAAAAAGGACTAAGGCAAGAGAGGCCAGATTTCGGAGAGTTCTGGAAATCATTTGACATCTCTCTTCAATTATTGAACGAATTGATGAATGAAACCCTGAATAGTTCTGATTTAATCTCCCTTCAAACAGCAAATAAGAATCTATATTCTTTAGGCATGAATGTTCTATGGCTTTCCGATAGTAGTTCGTCACAAACGGATAATACCCATAGGATGTGGCAATTTTCTGAATCATCAAAAGGAGTCACGCAGAAACTAAATGAGAAGAAGAGGCAAACTAGTTATCCTTTAAAGAGTACTGACAGTATTCTTGAAGAGCAAAAAAGGTCAATGGATAAAATCTCTTATTACAAGTCATTAGTTATTAACGGAAATGAACATGATTCCGTTAGGGCAGGATTATTTCAAGCACTCGAAGCCAAGAAGGAATCAGAACGCAAACTAAAGACACAATATCCAAAGGACTACTCACTCTCGCATATCGAAGATGATATTTCATTTGATGAACTCACTGGGTTTTTGGGGAAGACTAATAACATATTAGATTATTTCATTTCGGAAGAGAACATTTATGCATTTCTAATTAATAATAATGGTCTCCGCTCATTTAAATTTGATTGGTCCGAAGAACTCCAAAATGATATAATCAGTTTTAAGAAAGCTTTGGTAAACGACTCTACGGACCTTTTCAGATCCTCAAGTCATCAGATCTATACTCAAATCTTTGAGCCTGTAGAACCTTATATAGATGGAAGTAATCTGATCATAATACCTGATAAGGACCTTTGGAATT
Coding sequences:
- a CDS encoding NAD(P)-binding domain-containing protein, with the protein product MKIGIIGCGWLGLPLAESLVNSGHEVIGSTTTEQKLELLSSKGIEPILFQLSPMPEGIDFNRLFQVDLLIINIPPGRKRNKPEFYEEQIKYLKYQLQSSKVEKVIFISSTSYYPNTNTLVNVSTSPDFERGSSKAVVKGEGQISQISQSLTILRCGGLMGKDRIPGKWFAGKPTKGADTPVNYIHLDDIIKTIGYMINEWPDSHENRIFNLVSEHHPTRKEVHEKMAEKYGFDLPIWEEPPTIPSKIVESSFKNFDLKSPLSF
- a CDS encoding DUF1761 domain-containing protein; amino-acid sequence: MDVSAINWLAVIVAAVAFFALGAVWYGPIFGKTWQKGVGLSDDDMKNANMGKLFGSAFIFALIISVGMAIFFYGFGENPDMNATYGATMGLMTGIFFLFPSISMNYLFARKSAGLMLIDSGYHIVAYTIVGIILGAWQ
- a CDS encoding MerR family transcriptional regulator, with the translated sequence MIRYSIKDLEKFSGIKAHTIRIWEQRYQLLKPQRTDTNIRYYDDEQLKYLLNVSLLVENGYRISQICGFSQDEFNETLRDIIDKGYPTKEDHQVNSIINELVIAMLDLDERRFEKILSSSLLQRSFEQTLVKIIYPFLKRIGVMWRTGEVSTAQEHFIYQLIRQKIIVAIDGLLIPNSDAEKYLLFLPKSEFNDLLILLFTYVLKNRGKQCIYLGVDIPFKDLKQVTAISKPETIFTFIKAPASKIDTQAYIYELSEAFTTQNILITGNPYFMEELEYPDNVLLITGVDDLITMLDD
- a CDS encoding energy transducer TonB; protein product: MKYNFVNKAKKLSPSDIKAHMNFDNVVKGASIWAGFKLGSAILKLGTKASAAVVAGTSTVVVTAAVVVATNTDLLKSSTTEASPQPEPQVQEELVPALNDSISEVEEAIVDTLASTTPPPVPPQTKKPKKVTVPVKVVDDADSIKAEDVIVEARPLPDFQTFRAFVDRELKYPADPIGVGINEASEEKKSLEGYVEVFWTINKEGKAENFKIRKSMGQAFDNEAIRVLKLYQNWQPASFNGSAVDSNLRFKVNFRVK
- a CDS encoding RNA polymerase sigma factor gives rise to the protein MTKSNISEYTEIELIEKAKGDKRFFEPLYKKYFEQVYRLVFSRVQDVDLAGDITSEAFGKALSHLDDYKYQGYPLSAWLARIALNSCYDYFRSQKKQRYVSLENYVSHDIVFEIEIDENEKELWLTMLPEVLEKLKPAELELIELRFFEGKSFAEIGYILDITEGNAKTRTYRILKRLKKHFKRRTS
- a CDS encoding vWA domain-containing protein codes for the protein MKGYRFSKFIPQKAQGESAFDNLLNIFLQLISITGGDVSEALSWLTNVDKQYNITDGQYGIGDFIEDLKDKGYITEENQDGKFEVTGKTGQEIRKSSLEEIFGKLKKAGKGQHKTNFSGTGDESGTDRRPFEFGDSIQQIAMTDSIRNAQINHGFGDFMMTENDLEVIETEYKTQTSTVLMIDISHSMILYGEDRITPAKKVAMALAELITTKYPKDTLDVIVFGNDAWQIEIKDLPYLQVGPYHTNTISGLELAMDILRRRKNANKQIFMITDGKPTCMKVGIKYYKNAFGLDPKILNKTLNLATQCRRLNIPVTTFMIASDPYLKQFVQEFTTANNGNAYYSSLKGLGHLIFEDYKRNRRKRF
- a CDS encoding magnesium chelatase, translating into MNYKELTTDQLLSINTLKGLKAAGYQSKSIKDELRDNLIVKLENREPTFEGIWGYEDTVIPDIERAILSKHNMNLLGLRGQAKTRIARQMTELLDEYVPFIAGSELNDDPMHPITRFGVDTLEEKGDDTPIAWLHRSDRYAEKLATPDVSIADLIGDVDPIKAATLKLPYSDERVIHYGLVPRSHRSIFVINELPDLQARIQVALFNILQEGDIQIRGFKLRMPLDIQFVFTANPEDYTNRGSIVTPLKDRIDSQIITHYPKTRDISKQITTQEADIKDNQKGKVIINEIAQDLIEQIAIEARDSEYVDEKSGVSARLTISAYENLISAAERRAIINKEKQTYIRVSDFVGVIPAITGKVELVYEGEQEGAGIVAHNLVGKAVRTMFTDYFPQPDDKSKDKSENPYKSIISWFGEGYTLDLINDLQVTDYEAGLNAVPGLSDLVKSKHPKVSKHEHLFLMEFVLHGLAEYSKLSKTALDTGTRFKDLLSSMFSMPDLDDLTEDDLE
- a CDS encoding helix-turn-helix domain-containing protein — protein: MDIATVQRLVAKGEGQRIEFKKKVNFPEKIIKEVVAFANTHGGKLLLGIDDDGTISGTRNIEGEVFLLEDTIKKLVDPSLDYEVDILKINQKKGVAIFNIPEGSDKPYGVKEHAKADHGTVFVRSGDESIKASKEMRQILRRRNNERDERFNYGEKEKVLMQMIDENQFVTLEEFANRAEIPKFMASKTLVKLVLANLLDIKPQAGCDQYFIKE
- a CDS encoding YSC84-related protein; this encodes MRTLRIFTCLLTIALITGFQAEAQRKKRKKHDPEKAQETIAEFEKVNAGIDTYFSSAYGYAVFPSIGKGAIGIGGAAGKGVVYKGGAVSGGVNMTQISIGFQFGGQAYSEVIFFEDADAYNRFVENQFQFAAQASAVALKSGISVDAKYTDGVAVFTMAKGGLMYEASVGGQRFKYVPPRKMK
- a CDS encoding CHAT domain-containing protein, translated to MKNYLSRIPILLLVLLPLSLTAQNGNSNSESAIKIGRDLLSVRQYDSAIVYFEKAIELASVEKDSWTKTIAQSELGRAWIATSKYDKALEISNSILSNEKAAIRARVLSHQNIANFHGRNLQDPKKEAFHNHQALKTAADQKSVRFENPTLNDSIDLSNRMLALEVLGEMHRERQTFDSAQYYVEVLIDMSEKMRPQNDFMLALHKSQLANIFINQRKVKEAKNELLSTLPIIERISPQDQREHNLISGFYSRLGVTYNWEGKKDSSLLAKEKQELFLLSAPLLDSLSLAQMLSFISVDHFDLGNMNAAMDYREKSMTLKKKLLGPDHPEMAVGYKLLGLYGLRQSDRRNDAVEYFRECLRINLKLYGKYDRRTVDALHHLAYGLNILENYEESLTTSKESLAINKRIKGSDFMTAAIYTSIAFNLTQLKRFEESIAVYRDMISLIKTSKEDLSVLNINSRTGLALIHEELEEYDKAEKYLREAAEECIKLYGPEHRRLINIYYNTSNILEKQGLIEESLEFTKKSLELNLYNRDLLKSEGIPLNLLAKQSDTYALTHRHRTLLFYQKGLRQERPDFGEFWKSFDISLQLLNELMNETLNSSDLISLQTANKNLYSLGMNVLWLSDSSSSQTDNTHRMWQFSESSKGVTQKLNEKKRQTSYPLKSTDSILEEQKRSMDKISYYKSLVINGNEHDSVRAGLFQALEAKKESERKLKTQYPKDYSLSHIEDDISFDELTGFLGKTNNILDYFISEENIYAFLINNNGLRSFKFDWSEELQNDIISFKKALVNDSTDLFRSSSHQIYTQIFEPVEPYIDGSNLIIIPDKDLWNLNFDLLLTNPGSNEMIRKDYLIQKYAISYSHSTGLLLNSNDKSKSRNQVLAFSYADNDQSMLQIDNMRDAPKNNLPGTARELKILENSLSGKFYYGEEASESQFKESASNYAILHMALHGEVDGKDPDNSKLYFTGNQEPEEQGEDNALHTFELYNIELNAELAVLSACNTGNGKINDGEGVMSLGKAFRYAGVNSVLLSQWEVSDATTPEIMEGFYKHLQDGKSKSEALRQAKLEFLDNANNITANPYYWGSFFIIGNPDPIDLTPRSNQWYWLVGLVLLGVILVSRKRFSGATS